The window CGACTGACACCGTGACCGCGGCGAACGCGACGGTGATGGGCGCGGCCCTTACGTTTCTTCGCCCCCATGAATCGGTAATGAGTGATTCCGAGGGTGCGTTGCAGCCGGATCGGCCGGACGCGGAACAGCCGTTTCGGGTGGCCGCGCCGTTCGATCCCGCGGGCGACCAGCCCGAGGCCATCGAGCAGTTGGCGGCGGGGTTCGAGAGCGGCGTGGACAAGCAGACGCTGCTCGGAGTGACTGGGTCGGGAAAGACGAACACCGTCTCCTGGACCATCGAGGAGATTCAGAAGCCGACGCTGGTGATCGCGCACAACAAGACGCTCGCGGCGCAGTTGTACGAGGAGTTCAAGAACCTCTTCCCGGATAATGCAGTAGAATACTTCGTCTCCTACTACGACTACTACCAGCCGGAGGCGTACGTCGAGCAGACAGACACCTACATCGACAAGGACGCGTCCGTGAACGAGGAAATCGACCGGCTGCGGCACTCCGCGACCCGGTCGCTGTTGACGCGGGACGACGTCATCGTGGTGGCGTCGGTGTCCGCCATCTACGGGCTGGGCGACCCGTCGAACTACGTCGACATGAGCCTGGAACTCTCCCGCGGGCAGGAAATCGACCGCGACGACCTCCTGGGTCGGCTCGTGGATTTGAACTACGAGCGCAACGACGTGGACTTCACGCAGGGCACCTTCAGAGTCCGCGGGGACACGGTCGAGATCTTCCCGATGTACGGCCGGTACGCCGTGCGCGTGGAGTTCTGGGGCGACGAGATCGACACCCTCCGCAAAATCGACCCGCTTGAGGGGGAGGTGCAGTCGGAGGAACCGGCCGTGCTCGTGCATCCGGCGGAACACTACTCGATTCCCGAGCCGCGGCTGGAGAACGCCATCGAGCGCATCGAGTCGGACATGGAAGACCGCGTCGAGTACTTCGAGCGCCAGGGCGACCTCCTGGCCGCCCAGCGCATCGAGGAGCGCACGACGTTCGACCTCGAGATGCTCCGGGAGGCCGGCTACTGCTCGGGCATCGAGAACTACACGCTCTACTTCTCCGACCGCGAGCGGGGCGACGCGCCCTACACCCTCCTCGATTACTTCCCGGACGACTTCCTCACGGTCATCGACGAGTCGCACCGAACCGTCCCCCAGATCAAGGGCCAGCTCGCGGGCGACAGATCCCGGAAGGAGAGTTTGGTCGAGAACGGCTTCCGGCTGCCGACCGCGTACGAGAACCGCCCCCTGAGTTTCGAGGAGTTCGAGAAGAAGACCGACCAGACGCTGTACGTCTCCGCGACGCCGAGCGACTACGAGCGCGACGTGTCGGGGAACGTCGTCGAACAGATCGTTCGCCCGACGTACCTCGTCGACCCGCAGGTGGAGGTGTCGCCCGCGGACGGCCAGGTAGAGGACTTGCTGGAGCGCATCCAGCACCGGACGGAGCGAGACGAACGCGTGCTCGTCACGACGCTCACGAAGCGCATGGCCGAAGACCTCACCGAGTACCTCGAAGAGGCCGGGGTGGCGGTCGAGTACATGCACGACGAGACGGACACGCTGGAGCGCCACGAGCTCGTCCGCGGCCTCCGGCTCGGCGAGTTCGACGTGCTCGTCGGCATCAACCTCCTCCGGGAAGGCCTCGACATTCCGGAGGTGTCGCTGGTGGGGATTCTGGACGCCGACCAGCAGGGGTTCCTGCGGTCTCGCACCAGCCTGATTCAGACGATGGGGCGCGCCGCGCGGAACGTGAACGGCGAGGTCGTCCTGTACGCGGACGAGACGACGGACGCGATGGCGGACGCCATCGAGGAGACCCAGCGCCGCCGCCGCATCCAGGAGGAGTTCAACGAGGAACACGGCACGACGCCGAAGACGATAGAAAAGGACGTATCGGAGACGAACCTCCCGGGCGCGAAGACAGACACGAGCGACGTGACCGGCGACGGCCCCGGCACCGAGGAGGCGGCCCGAGAACGCATCGAGGTCTTGGAGGAGCGGATGCGGGAGGCCGCGGACAACCTCGAATTCGAACTCGCCGCGGACATCCGCGACCGCGTGCGCGACCTCCGCGAGGAGTGGGACTTCGAGGCGAAGGACGCCGGCGTCGAACCCGAATCGGACTGGTAGTCCGGTGGATTGATGGGCCGACTCGCCAATCCTCGGGTGTGTCCGCCCTCCAGACAACGTCACTGACGAAGCGATTCGGCGAGTTCGTCGCCGTCGACGACCTCGACCTCGACGTCGAGTCGGGCGAAGTGTACGGCTTCCTCGGGCCGAACGGCGCCGGGAAGTCCACGACGATCGACATGCTCCTCGGGTTCCTCGACCCGAGCGAGGGGAGCGCGACCGTCCTCGGTCACGACGCCACCCGGGAGTCCCGAGCGGTCCGCCAGCGCACCGGCCTCCTGCCGGACGGCCTCGAACTCTACGAGAACCTCACCGGCCGCGAGCACGTCGCGTCCGCCATCGAGACGAAGGGCGCGAGCGACGACCCGGACGACCTCATCGAGCGCGTCGGTCTCGCGCCGGAGGCGGCGCGCCGCCGCACCGGCGGGTACTCGAAGGGGATGAAACAGCGCCTCGGCCTCGCCATCGCGCTCGTCGGCAGCCCCGACCTGCTCGTGCTCGACGAACCGTCCTCCGGCCTCGACCCGGAGGGAATCAAGCGACTCCGCCGAATCGTCGAGGCGGAGGCCGACCGCGGCGCGACCGTGTTCTTCTCCAGTCACATCCTCGAACAGGTGGAGAAGGTCTGCGACCGCGTCGGAATCATGAGCGACGGCGAGCTCGTCGCCGTCGACACCATCGAGAACCTCCGCGCCGAGCTCAGCGCCGAGTCCGTCATCGAGGCGGACGTAGACGGGACGCCGAACCTCGCGGCCGTCGAAGCCGTCGACGGCGTGACCACGGTGAGTGAACGCGACGACACGGTCGAGCTCACGGTCGCGCGGCCCCCCGCGAAGATGCCCGCGCTCCGCGCGCTCGACGACACCGCGTCCGTCGTCGACGTGACCATCGACGACGCCTCCCTCGAAACCCTCTTCGAGCGGTACACGAACGGCGACGGGACGCCCGCGGAGGGGAGCGAGGAGGCGGCCGCGACAGGCGAGGGCGCGACCGCGGACGTCGGAGGTGAGTCGGCGTGAGCCTCCGCACCGTCGCGCGCGACGACCTGAAGAACGCCGCGCGGTCGTACGTCGTTCTCGGTGTCGTCGGCGTGTTCGCCGCGCTCGTCGCGCTCGTGTTCGTCGCGGAGCGCAACATCTACCCCGACCCCTATCGGACGCTGTTCGACGTGTCGTTCATGACGTTCCTCGTGTTCCCGCTGTTCGTCGCGCCGCTCTCCTACCTCGCGGTCGCGGGCGACCGAGAGTCCGGCGTCATCAAGTACGCGCTCGGCCTCCCGAACTCCCGGCTCTCGTACGTCCTCGGGAAGTTCGCGTCCCGCGTGAGCGTCACGCTCGGCGCGGTCGTCGTCGCGCTCCTCGCCGGGTTCGCCGTCGCGTTCGCGACGTTCAAGAGCGCGCCGAGCCTCGGGCGGTTCGCGACGTTCGCGGGCGTGTCGGCGCTCTACGGCGTCTCGCTCACCGGCCTGTTCGTGGGCGTGTCCGCGGCGACGAGTCGGCGCTCCCGCGCGATGCTCGGCGTGTTCGGCGCGTACTTCCTGCTCGTCCCGTTCTGGTTCGGGTTCCTCCCGATCGTCAACCTCGGCACCGTCCTCGACGCCGTCGCGACCGCGCTCGGCACGACTATCACGGACTCCACGCGGTCGTTCGTCAACGCGCTCTCCCCCGCCACCGCCTACCTCGTCGCCACCGAACCGGTCTACAGCGGCGTCGTCGACCAGTACCCGCGGATCGCGGGAAACTTCGGCGGCGAGTCGACGGCGATCCAGGACAAACTCTGGTTCAACGTCTTCGTCATGGCCGCGTGGGGCGTGCTCGGCCTGCTCGCCGGGTACGCGTCGTTCCGGCGCTCCGAACTCGGATAGTCCCGTCAGGGCTCGCGCGTATATCAAGACTTTTCCACCGATACGGGTGTATACGCTGGCTATGTCGAGTGCAACCGGCCTTCGAGAGGTGAAGGGGGCGAACATCGAGCGCGGCCGCCGTCGATCTCCGAGTCGCCGCGAGGTGTTCACATAGATGTCGTCGTACGACCGCGCGGTCAAGGCGTTCCTCAAGTACCAACACGTGTTCGTGTTCGCCGCGCCCCTCCTCTTCATCGCAGGCGTCGTGGGGTTCGCGCCGACGGGCGACGCCGGCGGCGCGGGCTACTGGCTCGAATACTGGTGGCTGTTCCCGTTCTTCCTGCTCGGCGCGACAATCGTCAACACCGTCGGAATCAGCGGGTCGGCGCTGTTCGTGCCGTTCCTCATCTTCATCTTCCCCCTGCTCGCGCACCCGCTGGAACCGGAGACGCTCGTGAAGGTCGGCCTCATCAGCGAGGCGTTCGGCCTATCGAGTTCGTCCATCGCGTTCATCCGGTACGGCCTCGTGGACCGCCGGCTCGCGCTCGCGCTCGTGCTCGGCGGCGTCCCGTTCGTCGTCGGTGGCGCGCTCCTCTCATTCGTCATCCCGGAGTGGGTGTTCCACGGCCTGCTCGCGCTCGCGCTCATCACCGCCGCCTACCTCCTGTTCCGCATCGACCTCGAACACGGCGACTCCGCGGAGGGCGAGGCGGCGACCGACGGCGGCCATCCCGGCGAAGCGTCGAGCGAGAACCTCCCCGACGACAGCGACAAACTCGGCCCCGCGGGCGTCCACACGAACGACGAGGGGCGGGTGACGCGCGTCGACCGCGAGGGCGAGGACTACCGGTACTCGCGGTCGGGCTATCTCGAGCGGTTCGGCACGTACAGCGTCGGCGGCGTCTTCCAGGGGCTCGCCGGGTTCGGCATCGGCGAACTCGGCATCATCTCGATGCTCCGCACGAAAGTCCCGGTCCGAGTCGCCATCGGCACGAACCACATCGTCGTCGCGACCACCGCCATCATCGCGTCCCTCGTCCACGTGTTCGGCGGCGGTCTCGTCGGCGGGCACTCGCTCAGTCTCGCCTCGACGCCGTGGAACATGGTCGTGTTCACGGTTCCGGCGACGGTGACGGGCGGCCAAGTCGCGCCCTACGTCTCCGCGGCGCTCGACACGGACACGATCAAGTCGGGCGTCGGCGGCCTGTTCGCGATAATCGCCACCGCGCTCTTCGTGATGGCGTCCGGGGGTGTTCTCTGATGTACGACGACATCCTCCTCCCGACAGATAACAGCGCGGGCACGGCGGCCGCGGTCGAGCACGCGAGCGAACTCGCATCGACGTACGACGCGACCGTGCACGTGCTCTCCGTGATGGACACCCGGAACCGCTTCGAGAGTCCGAGCAGCGGCATCGCGTCCGACGCCTGGGACGACGCGGAACGCGAACGCGCCGAGGACGCCGTCGCCGACACGGCGGCCGACCTCCCCGAGCGCGTCGAGACGGAGGGCGTCGTGCGGAGCGGCGTTCCCCGCACCGTCATTCTGGAGTACGCCGAGGAGGCGGGCGTGGACATGATAGTAATGGGGACGCACGGTCGCACGGGACTCGACCACTACCTCATCGGGAGCGTCACGGAGAAAGTCGTTCGGCGCGCCCCGGTTCCTGTCGTGAGCGTTCGCCCGAGCGACGACTAGTCCTCGTAGACGTTCGCCTGCTGTTCGACGTACTGACCCGGCCACTCGCGGACGTGCGTGCGGAGGCGCTCGTACGCGCGCCAGAGCGCGTCGAGCGGCGTCGGTCGGTCGTCCGTTTCGTCCGTCACATCCGGTGGGCGCGGGATGTCCGCGCCCACGGGGTCGGAGGAACTGTCGTCGAAACTCATCACACTAGCCCATTATTCATGATAGACAATAAATGTCGTGGACGGGTGTGCGGTCGCTCTCGGTGACGGTGAACCGCGGCAGACAGCGAACGCGGGCAACGAAGACGCAGCGGAGGAAACGGCTTACTGGCGTTCGCCCTCGACGAAGTCGGCTTCGTAGTCGTCCAACCCGAGCAGTTCGCGGGTTTCGTCGTCGAAGTCGAGGCTGTCGAGGGATTCGGTCGCGGCCTCCACGTCGCTCCCGGTGAGGTGTTTGCCGTACCGTCCGACGAGGCTCGTGAGCTCCTGCGGCAGCACGAACGTCGTGGACGGCGAGCGGCCGATCGCCTCCAGGGCGTCCATACCCCGTTCGACGATGGCGCGCTCGCCCATCGATTCGGCGGACTTCGCGCGGAGTACGGTGGCGACGGCGTCGCCCTGCGCTTCCAGGATCTGGCTCTGCTTTTTCCCCTGCGCGCGGATGATGGCCGCCTGCTTGTCCCCCTGCGCGGTCTCGATAGCGGACTGGCGTTCGCCCTGCGCCTCCAGAATCATCGCGCGACGTTTGCGCTCCGCGGAGGACTGCTGTTCCATCGCGCTCACGACGCCCTGGCTCGGCATCACCGTCTGCACCTCGACGCCCTCGATGCGGACGCCCCACGCGTCGGTCGGTTCGGCGAGTTGGTCGTCGATGCGCTGATTGATGGTGTCGCGCCGCGACAGCGTGTCGTCCAACTCCATGTCGCCGATGACCGCGCGGAGCGTCGTCTGCGCGAGGGACGCGGTGGCGTTCCGGTAGTCCTCGATTTGGAGGAACGCGCGCTCCGCGTCCATCACGCGGACGTAGACGACGGCGTCGGCGTGGACGGGCGAGTTGTCGCGCGTGATGGCGTCCTGCTTGGGGACGTCGAGCGTCTGCGTCCGCATGTCGAAGGCGTACGTGTGGGAGACGAACGGCGGGACGACGTGAATGCCGGGGTCGAGCAGGCCCCGGTACTCGCCGAACACCGTGAGCGCGGCCGTCTCGTAGGCCTGTACGACCCGGACGGACGCGGTGACGGTGGCGGCGGCGAGCACGAGGAGGAGCGCGCCCGCGGCGTACAGCGGCGAGAGGACGGAGAAGAGGACGACTGCGGCGACGAGGACGGCGACGGCTCCGAGGACACCGACGAGGCGCTGGGGGACACCGCCGGCGGTGAGACGACCGAGCTGGTAGAA is drawn from Salarchaeum sp. JOR-1 and contains these coding sequences:
- the uvrB gene encoding excinuclease ABC subunit UvrB, with protein sequence MSDSEGALQPDRPDAEQPFRVAAPFDPAGDQPEAIEQLAAGFESGVDKQTLLGVTGSGKTNTVSWTIEEIQKPTLVIAHNKTLAAQLYEEFKNLFPDNAVEYFVSYYDYYQPEAYVEQTDTYIDKDASVNEEIDRLRHSATRSLLTRDDVIVVASVSAIYGLGDPSNYVDMSLELSRGQEIDRDDLLGRLVDLNYERNDVDFTQGTFRVRGDTVEIFPMYGRYAVRVEFWGDEIDTLRKIDPLEGEVQSEEPAVLVHPAEHYSIPEPRLENAIERIESDMEDRVEYFERQGDLLAAQRIEERTTFDLEMLREAGYCSGIENYTLYFSDRERGDAPYTLLDYFPDDFLTVIDESHRTVPQIKGQLAGDRSRKESLVENGFRLPTAYENRPLSFEEFEKKTDQTLYVSATPSDYERDVSGNVVEQIVRPTYLVDPQVEVSPADGQVEDLLERIQHRTERDERVLVTTLTKRMAEDLTEYLEEAGVAVEYMHDETDTLERHELVRGLRLGEFDVLVGINLLREGLDIPEVSLVGILDADQQGFLRSRTSLIQTMGRAARNVNGEVVLYADETTDAMADAIEETQRRRRIQEEFNEEHGTTPKTIEKDVSETNLPGAKTDTSDVTGDGPGTEEAARERIEVLEERMREAADNLEFELAADIRDRVRDLREEWDFEAKDAGVEPESDW
- a CDS encoding ABC transporter ATP-binding protein; translated protein: MSALQTTSLTKRFGEFVAVDDLDLDVESGEVYGFLGPNGAGKSTTIDMLLGFLDPSEGSATVLGHDATRESRAVRQRTGLLPDGLELYENLTGREHVASAIETKGASDDPDDLIERVGLAPEAARRRTGGYSKGMKQRLGLAIALVGSPDLLVLDEPSSGLDPEGIKRLRRIVEAEADRGATVFFSSHILEQVEKVCDRVGIMSDGELVAVDTIENLRAELSAESVIEADVDGTPNLAAVEAVDGVTTVSERDDTVELTVARPPAKMPALRALDDTASVVDVTIDDASLETLFERYTNGDGTPAEGSEEAAATGEGATADVGGESA
- a CDS encoding ABC transporter permease, with amino-acid sequence MSLRTVARDDLKNAARSYVVLGVVGVFAALVALVFVAERNIYPDPYRTLFDVSFMTFLVFPLFVAPLSYLAVAGDRESGVIKYALGLPNSRLSYVLGKFASRVSVTLGAVVVALLAGFAVAFATFKSAPSLGRFATFAGVSALYGVSLTGLFVGVSAATSRRSRAMLGVFGAYFLLVPFWFGFLPIVNLGTVLDAVATALGTTITDSTRSFVNALSPATAYLVATEPVYSGVVDQYPRIAGNFGGESTAIQDKLWFNVFVMAAWGVLGLLAGYASFRRSELG
- a CDS encoding sulfite exporter TauE/SafE family protein — encoded protein: MSSYDRAVKAFLKYQHVFVFAAPLLFIAGVVGFAPTGDAGGAGYWLEYWWLFPFFLLGATIVNTVGISGSALFVPFLIFIFPLLAHPLEPETLVKVGLISEAFGLSSSSIAFIRYGLVDRRLALALVLGGVPFVVGGALLSFVIPEWVFHGLLALALITAAYLLFRIDLEHGDSAEGEAATDGGHPGEASSENLPDDSDKLGPAGVHTNDEGRVTRVDREGEDYRYSRSGYLERFGTYSVGGVFQGLAGFGIGELGIISMLRTKVPVRVAIGTNHIVVATTAIIASLVHVFGGGLVGGHSLSLASTPWNMVVFTVPATVTGGQVAPYVSAALDTDTIKSGVGGLFAIIATALFVMASGGVL
- a CDS encoding universal stress protein → MYDDILLPTDNSAGTAAAVEHASELASTYDATVHVLSVMDTRNRFESPSSGIASDAWDDAERERAEDAVADTAADLPERVETEGVVRSGVPRTVILEYAEEAGVDMIVMGTHGRTGLDHYLIGSVTEKVVRRAPVPVVSVRPSDD
- a CDS encoding SPFH domain-containing protein; the encoded protein is MSGRDDVFYQLGRLTAGGVPQRLVGVLGAVAVLVAAVVLFSVLSPLYAAGALLLVLAAATVTASVRVVQAYETAALTVFGEYRGLLDPGIHVVPPFVSHTYAFDMRTQTLDVPKQDAITRDNSPVHADAVVYVRVMDAERAFLQIEDYRNATASLAQTTLRAVIGDMELDDTLSRRDTINQRIDDQLAEPTDAWGVRIEGVEVQTVMPSQGVVSAMEQQSSAERKRRAMILEAQGERQSAIETAQGDKQAAIIRAQGKKQSQILEAQGDAVATVLRAKSAESMGERAIVERGMDALEAIGRSPSTTFVLPQELTSLVGRYGKHLTGSDVEAATESLDSLDFDDETRELLGLDDYEADFVEGERQ